In Triticum aestivum cultivar Chinese Spring chromosome 5B, IWGSC CS RefSeq v2.1, whole genome shotgun sequence, the following proteins share a genomic window:
- the LOC123113095 gene encoding noroxomaritidine synthase 1 — MSLISTALVLLVPLGLYLYLLRSSRRRSNNPAEAVLPTKLPILGMLPSLLANMYNFHEYSSVVLAGSGLNFNGDGPPGAGMRFFITCDPANIQHIFTTNYHNFPKGAEFAAIFDIMAGGLFTIDGELCRRRRVKFAGVVSSPWFTDRVAAHCCDKVKDHLLPLLARMATTGTSFDMQELMVRLMFDMTAMAVFGVDPGFLSSDMPPVDASTAMDTVMEVGFLRHTMPASLWKAMRWLNIGPERKLLEAKKVLHRFVVDTMDRRKRNGENVGHNENEEVVGDILSSYINDPDFADDDLLRATLINFMIAGRDTIGTTLPWIFYNLAQNPNIVSIIRKELSPIASHKAANGMGAMVFEPEDTKSLVYLRATLYETLRLYPPAHTERKTVVTDDIMPSGHEVHAGDAIFISLYSMGRMESLWGKDCLDFNPNRWLLEDNNKLKNVPSHKFLAFNSGPRVCMGKEIAVMQMKTIVATVMWNFDVELVEGQSIQPKLSCLLQMKYGLIVKLKKREA; from the coding sequence ATGTCACTCATCTCCACAGCACTTGTGCTACTTGTTCCCCTAGGCCTTTACTTGTACCTGCTGCGGTCTAGTCGTAGAAGATCAAATAACCCAGCAGAAGCAGTGCTCCCCACAAAATTGCCAATACTAGGCATGCTCCCTTCtctcttggccaacatgtacaacttCCATGAGTACAGCTCTGTGGTCCTCGCTGGATCAGGCCTCAACTTCAATGGGGACGGCCCACCTGGAGCCGGGATGCGATTCTTCATCACCTGCGACCCTGCCAACATCCAGCACATCTTCACGACCAACTACCACAACTTCCCCAAGGGCGCGGAATTCGCCGCCATCTTCGACATCATGGCTGGTGGCCTCTTCACTATCGACGGCGAGCTGTGCCGTCGGCGGCGCGTGAAATTTGCGGGCGTGGTCAGCAGCCCGTGGTTTACTGATCGTGTGGCAGCCCATTGCTGTGACAAGGTGAAGGACCACCTCCTCCCATTGCTTGCTCGCATGGCGACTACCGGCACTTCGTTCGACATGCAAGAGTTAATGGTGAGGTTAATGTTTGACATGACCGCCATGGCAGTCTTTGGCGTGGACCCTGGCTTCCTGTCCTCGGACATGCCTCCGGTTGATGCCTCCACTGCCATGGACACAGTCATGGAGGTGGGATTTCTCCGGCACACCATGCCAGCCTCTTTGTGGAAGGCAATGAGGTGGCTAAATATTGGTCCTGAGAGAAAGCTCCTCGAAGCGAAGAAAGTGCTCCACAGGTTTGTTGTGGATACGATGGACAGGAGGAAGAGGAACGGAGAAAATGTTGGCCACAATGAGAATGAAGAGGTTGTAGGTGATATTTTATCTTCCTACATCAATGACCCGGACTTCGCTGATGATGACTTGCTCCGTGCGACACTCATTAACTTCATGATCGCTGGGAGGGACACAATTGGCACGACCCTGCCATGGATATTCTACAACCTTGCCCAGAATCCTAACATCGTGTCAATCATTCGTAAGGAACTCTCACCTATTGCATCGCACAAAGCAGCCAACGGTATGGGTGCAATGGTCTTTGAGCCGGAGGACACCAAATCTCTCGTGTATCTGAGAGCCACCTTGTACGAGACTCTCAGGCTATATCCACCAGCGCATACGGAGCGCAAGACAGTGGTTactgatgatatcatgccaagtggCCATGAGGTGCATGCCGGTGATGCCATCTTTATCTCTCTCTACTCCATGGGAAGAATGGAGAGCTTGTGGGGTAAAGACTGCCTCGACTTCAACCCAAACAGATGGCTCTTGGAAGACAACAACAAGCTCAAGAACGTACCTTCTCACAAGTTCCTGGCCTTCAACTCGGGCCCGAGGGTTTGCATGGGCAAGGAAATTGCGGTTATGCAGATGAAGACCATCGTCGCCACAGTCATGTGGAACTTTGATGTGGAGCTGGTGGAAGGTCAGAGCATCCAGCCCAAGCTGTCTTGTTTACTGCAGATGAAATATGGGCTCATAGTGAAGCTGAAGAAACGAGAAGCGTAA
- the LOC123116863 gene encoding BTB/POZ and MATH domain-containing protein 2-like: MSIQVTATPITSAAMANNFASSVNKPITETSSRCLTESITTAHNFEVTSYSLLQGMSAGKFISSSTFNVGGYGWNIRIYPDGWKEDTGAYMSAFLCFCSGTTDAKVKFTFSLLEKDRKVNKLESSTLTFKPVGGTWGWEKFIENSKLKELLSRNDDRFTIRCVLTVLKEPRIEDSTVIVPVPQSDLQMHFANMLKDGEGMDVTFSVRDQLFNAHRCVLAARSSVFKAELFGQMKETTMKHVKIDDMEPSIFEALLHFIYTDTLPSNCDVDQNVALQHLLVAADRYGLDRLKAICEGKLCQRIDVQTVATTLALAEQHGTLQLKNACLRYLSSQGVLQAVKETDGFKHLTTSCPSIMVDILGTVAPP, from the coding sequence ATGAGCATTCAAGTGACCGCAACACCCATAACTTCCGCTGCCATGGCCAACAACTTCGCTTCTTCAGTTAACAAACCCATTACCGAGACCTCCTCGAGATGCCTGACAGAGTCCATCACCACCGCCCACAACTTTGAGGTGACTAGCTACTCTCTGCTCCAGGGTATGAGTGCGGGCAAGTTCATTAGCTCGAGCACATTCAACGTCGGCGGCTACGGCTGGAACATCAGAATATATCCTGATGGATGGAAGGAGGATACAGGTGCCTACATGTCGGCCTTCTTGTGTTTCTGCAGTGGGACTACAGATGCAAAGGTGAAGTTCACTTTTAGTTTATTGGAGAAAGATAGAAAAGTTAATAAGCTAGAGAGCTCGACATTAACCTTTAAGCCAGTAGGTGGTACTTGGGGCTGGGAAAAGTTTATTGAGAACTCCAAGCTTAAGGAACTGCTATCCCGCAATGACGACCGCTTCACAATCAGATGTGTTTTGACGGTCTTGAAAGAGCCTCGCATAGAAGATAGCACAGTCATAGTCCCAGTTCCGCAGTCAGATCTGCAAATGCACTTTGCAAACATGTTGAAGGATGGAGAAGGCATGGATGTGACATTCAGTGTCCGTGATCAACTCTTCAATGCACACAGATGCGTGTTAGCTGCGCGATCGTCTGTCTTCAAGGCCGAGCTCTTTGGTCAAATGAAAGAAACCACCATGAAACACGTCAAGATTGATGACATGGAGCCTTCCATCTTTGAGGCACTTCTTCACTTCATATACACTGATACTCTGCCAAGCAACTGTGATGTTGATCAGAATGTGGCATTGCAGCACTTGTTGGTTGCTGCAGATCGGTATGGACTGGACAGGCTAAAGGCTATTTGTGAAGGGAAACTATGCCAGAGAATCGATGTGCAGACAGTTGCAACCACCCTTGCTTTAGCGGAGCAGCACGGCACGTTGCAACTCAAGAATGCTTGTCTCAGATACCTTTCTTCACAGGGCGTGCTTCAAGCTGTCAAGGAGACTGACGGATTCAAGCACCTCACAACAAGCTGTCCATCAATTATGGTGGACATTTTAGGCACAGTCGCCCCACCTTAA